In one Drosophila albomicans strain 15112-1751.03 chromosome X, ASM965048v2, whole genome shotgun sequence genomic region, the following are encoded:
- the LOC117568185 gene encoding mediator of RNA polymerase II transcription subunit 20, whose amino-acid sequence MGVTVLQPYPLPEGKSGAHIIDHLAKRLLSLGATHAGQFLVDCETFISTPQHGTPARAVHVLHNSEYPASTFSIIDNGNGKQVALVADSIFDLLMLKMTSTFTSKKQTKIESRGARFEYGDFVIKLGSVTMMEHFKGILIEIEYRPCVTLSYCWEMIREMLQGFLGINVAKEYPTYFTTQTIMNAMGQQQLHAKQNDIYEPMDTVKQYLEHFTNYRKHVQIHGAMGGGASSVGTVGGGGPGGVLLPSSVGMGGRS is encoded by the coding sequence ATGGGCGTCACCGTGCTTCAGCCATATCCACTGCCCGAGGGCAAGAGCGGAGCACACATTATCGACCATCTGGCGAAGCGGCTTTTATCGCTGGGCGCCACACATGCCGGTCAATTTCTCGTGGACTGCGAAACATTCATATCGACGCCACAACACGGGACACCAGCCCGTGCTGTACACGTACTGCACAACTCCGAATACCCGGCCTCGACATTCTCGATCATCGATAATGGCAATGGGAAACAAGTGGCACTTGTTGCGGACAGCATTTTCGATCTGTTGATGCTGAAAATGACATCGACCTTCACATCgaagaagcaaacaaaaatcgaatcgCGTGGCGCACGATTTGAGTACGGTGATTTTGTGATCAAACTCGGCTCCGTCACCATGATGGAGCACTTCAAGGGCATACTCATCGAGATCGAATATCGGCCGTGTGTGACGCTCTCGTATTGCTGGGAAATGATACGCGAGATGCTGCAAGGTTTCCTCGGCATCAATGTGGCCAAAGAGTATCCCACATATTTCACCACACAAACCATCATGAATGCGATGggacagcagcagttgcatgCCAAACAGAACGACATCTATGAGCCCATGGATACGGTCAAACAGTATCTGGAGCATTTCACCAACTATCGCAAACATGTCCAGATCCATGGCGCCATGGGCGGCGGCGCCTCGTCGGTGGGCACCGTCGGGGGCGGTGGTCCCGGCGGTGTTTTGTTGCCCTCATCGGTGGGCATGGGCGGGCGATCATGA
- the LOC127565018 gene encoding CXXC-type zinc finger protein 1-like isoform X2: MADKRKYKRSKEEIAREFDLPERKSKIATILKQDDQAYCICRTSDCSRFMIGCDGCEEWYHGDCIGITEKEAKHIKQYYCRKCKKENPELQTIFRLVATERAAATAAAVTATATAANSSGGSNNIHNSGNLEVGAQIGGNGATLPPHSAGNQQPAGGVARKNNNSNNNGNNSGSNNASGREPKAGRRCGTCEGCRRPNCNQCDACRTRVGHKPRCIYRNCVMQANATTTATTTTTTTTTTTGRKRSEKANHQQQQQQQFQQQQRKTKAMRAASPEIFVHPELEGIRQCHGPSCRFQARPQSAAATSPGMESNALPCHRRESRPTGGHTAKAIDGPICARRAREARRGVEYGGGAGETQFDRYTAAAG, from the exons aTGGCGGATAAGCGAAAATACAAGCGATCG AAAGAGGAGATTGCCCGTGAATTTGATCTGCCCGAACGCAAATCGAAAATCGCAACAATACTCAAACAAGATGATCAGGCCTATTGCATTTGCCGCACATCCGATTGCTCGCGATTTATGAT TGGCTGCGATGGATGCGAGGAATGGTATCATGGCGACTGCATTGGCATCACCGAAAAGGAGGCCAAACACATTAAGCAGTATTATTGCCGCAAATGCAAGAAAGAGAATCCCGAACTCCAGACCATCTTCCGTCTGGTGGCCACCGAACGAGCTGCCGCCACCGCAGCCGCCGTGACGGCAACCGCAACAGCGGCCAAcagcagcggtggcagcaacaacattcatAATAGCGGCAACTTGGAGGTTGGCGCACAAATTGGCGGCAATGGTGCAACGTTGCCGCCGCACAGTGCTGGCAATCAGCAGCCAGCTGGTGGTGTTGCtcgcaagaacaacaatagcaacaacaatggcaacaacagcggcagcaacaatgcCTCGGGCCGAGAGCCAAAAGCCGGACGTCGCTGTGGCACTTGCGAAGGTTGCCGGCGACCCAATTGCAATCAATGCGATGCGTGCCGCACACGCGTTGGCCACAAACCCCGATGCATCTATCGCAATTGTGTGATGCAAGCAAATGCCacgacaacagcgacaaccacgacaacgacaacgacgacgacgacgggtCGCAAGCGCAGTGAGAAGGCcaaccatcagcagcagcagcaacaacagttccagcagcagcagcgcaagACGAAAGCGATGCGAGCCGCAAGTCCCGAGATATTTGTGCACCCAGAGCTGGAGGGGATTCGGCAATGCCATGGGCCGAGTTGTCGCTTTCAGGCGAGGCCGCAAA GTGCTGCCGCAACGTCTCCAGGAATGGAATCTAACGCCCTGCCATGCCACCGAAGAGAATCGCGACCAACTGGAGGTCATACGGCAAAAGCAATCGATGGTCCGATTTGCGCTCGCCGAGCTCGAGAAGCGCGCCGAGGAGTTGAATATGGTGGTGGAGCGGGCGAAACGCAGTTCGATCGATACACAGCGGCCGCAGGATAA
- the LOC127565018 gene encoding CXXC-type zinc finger protein 1-like isoform X1, giving the protein MADKRKYKRSKEEIAREFDLPERKSKIATILKQDDQAYCICRTSDCSRFMIGCDGCEEWYHGDCIGITEKEAKHIKQYYCRKCKKENPELQTIFRLVATERAAATAAAVTATATAANSSGGSNNIHNSGNLEVGAQIGGNGATLPPHSAGNQQPAGGVARKNNNSNNNGNNSGSNNASGREPKAGRRCGTCEGCRRPNCNQCDACRTRVGHKPRCIYRNCVMQANATTTATTTTTTTTTTTGRKRSEKANHQQQQQQQFQQQQRKTKAMRAASPEIFVHPELEGIRQCHGPSCRFQARPQSKYCSDKCGFNLATNRIFQVLPQRLQEWNLTPCHATEENRDQLEVIRQKQSMVRFALAELEKRAEELNMVVERAKRSSIDTQRPQDNADVEDEQSMYCITCGHEIHSRTAIKHMEKCFNKYESQASFGSIFQTRMEGNNMFCDFYNPASKTYCKRLRVLCPEHSKDPKVSDTDVCGSPLVNNVFNPTGEFCRAPKKNCFKHYAWEKIRRAEIDLERVRQWLKMDDLMEQERLLRQQLSSRANLLGLMLHSTYNHEVMDELVRKQQEHFAELEKQKRRQAQFDQQQQQQQQQQQQHQQQQQQTQQQQTQQQQTQQQQQQPHQQQQHYQQKLQHRQQQQQLQQQLQQQQQQQQQQQHHHHQVMFQ; this is encoded by the exons aTGGCGGATAAGCGAAAATACAAGCGATCG AAAGAGGAGATTGCCCGTGAATTTGATCTGCCCGAACGCAAATCGAAAATCGCAACAATACTCAAACAAGATGATCAGGCCTATTGCATTTGCCGCACATCCGATTGCTCGCGATTTATGAT TGGCTGCGATGGATGCGAGGAATGGTATCATGGCGACTGCATTGGCATCACCGAAAAGGAGGCCAAACACATTAAGCAGTATTATTGCCGCAAATGCAAGAAAGAGAATCCCGAACTCCAGACCATCTTCCGTCTGGTGGCCACCGAACGAGCTGCCGCCACCGCAGCCGCCGTGACGGCAACCGCAACAGCGGCCAAcagcagcggtggcagcaacaacattcatAATAGCGGCAACTTGGAGGTTGGCGCACAAATTGGCGGCAATGGTGCAACGTTGCCGCCGCACAGTGCTGGCAATCAGCAGCCAGCTGGTGGTGTTGCtcgcaagaacaacaatagcaacaacaatggcaacaacagcggcagcaacaatgcCTCGGGCCGAGAGCCAAAAGCCGGACGTCGCTGTGGCACTTGCGAAGGTTGCCGGCGACCCAATTGCAATCAATGCGATGCGTGCCGCACACGCGTTGGCCACAAACCCCGATGCATCTATCGCAATTGTGTGATGCAAGCAAATGCCacgacaacagcgacaaccacgacaacgacaacgacgacgacgacgggtCGCAAGCGCAGTGAGAAGGCcaaccatcagcagcagcagcaacaacagttccagcagcagcagcgcaagACGAAAGCGATGCGAGCCGCAAGTCCCGAGATATTTGTGCACCCAGAGCTGGAGGGGATTCGGCAATGCCATGGGCCGAGTTGTCGCTTTCAGGCGAGGCCGCAAAGTAAATACTGCAGCGACAAGTGCGGCTTCAATCTCGCTACGAATCGTATATTCCAGGTGCTGCCGCAACGTCTCCAGGAATGGAATCTAACGCCCTGCCATGCCACCGAAGAGAATCGCGACCAACTGGAGGTCATACGGCAAAAGCAATCGATGGTCCGATTTGCGCTCGCCGAGCTCGAGAAGCGCGCCGAGGAGTTGAATATGGTGGTGGAGCGGGCGAAACGCAGTTCGATCGATACACAGCGGCCGCAGGATAATGCCGATGTGGAGGATGAGCAGAGCATGTATTGCATAACGTGTGGCCATGAGATACATTCGCGTACGGCGATCAAGCACATGGAGAAATGCTTTAACAAATACGAATCACAGGCCAGCTTTGGAAGCATCTTTCAGACGCGCATGGAGGGCAACAATATGTTCTGTGACTTTTACAATCCCGCCAGCAAAACGTATTGCAAACGCCTGCGTGTCCTCTGTCCCGAGCACAGCAAGGATCCCAAGGTCAGCGATACGGATGTCTGCGGCTCGCCGCTCGTCAACAATGTGTTCAATCCCACCGGCGAATTTTGCCGGGCGCCCAAAAAGAATTGCTTCAAGCACTACGCCTGGGAGAAGATTCGGCGGGCGGAAATCGACTTGGAGCGTGTCCGGCAGTGGCTCAAAATGGATGACCTCATGGAGCAGGAGCGTCTGCTGCGACAGCAGTTGAGTTCGCGTGCCAATTTGCTCGGCTTGATGCTCCACTCGACGTACAATCACGAGGTGATGGATGAATTGGTGCGCAAGCAGCAGGAGCATTTTGCTGAGCTGGAGAAGCAGAAGCGACGCCAAGCGCAATTcgaccagcaacaacagcagcaacaacaacaacagcagcaacatcagcagcaacaacaacagacgcagcaacaacagacgcagcaacaacagacgcagcaacaacagcagcagccacatcaacagcagcaacactatcaacaaaagctgcagcatcgacagcagcagcaacagttgcaacaacaactacaacaacaacagcagcagcagcaacaacaacaacatcatcatcatcaggtGATGTTTCAATAG